One Mercurialis annua linkage group LG3, ddMerAnnu1.2, whole genome shotgun sequence DNA window includes the following coding sequences:
- the LOC126672354 gene encoding uncharacterized protein LOC126672354, protein MLLGLNFPRRFIHWVMLSVRTPTYSVAIIGALYGYFKGGRGLRQGDPLSPILFVIVMDYLSRYLSSIGSRRPFKFHKGCRVLKLNHLCFADDLFLFCHGDTTSASYMKEALSHFQSVSGLHVNNEKSSIFFCNTPAHNKSIILNTMGFAEGSLPVKYLGMPLVSRRLSKIDSQCQVFILPKAVTHKIERICRSFLWKGNATDRKFGGISWDIVCSQKKNGGLGVKKVALWNRVAVLKQLWFLLTDKCSLWAHWVTLNKLKKLSYWGITKPYKASWSWRNLVKIRDSAKELFECKIGNGKSTLFWFDPWVNGKSNAKVADLHRTGVLLLPDAMDELTLQAWDFIQSNFSFNSNEDDKVLFKPGKQKAFSIKSAWSHLSPADNKVSWASLVWKAPIIQGTASLRGRLFIMVSIQETNCSDGVRWTTQTVFSAIVVGPFIWCREISWFSRKYGGRNMSNTMRRLAFCSTVYNICVERNSVIFSSIRPYIDVVFKRISFSDGYLSINRCDLRMERLMMLEDGGDVVKLV, encoded by the exons ATGTTACTTGGTTTAAATTTTCCTAGGAGATTTATTCACTGGGTTATGTTGAGTGTGAGAACCCCAACCTATTCTGTGGCTATCATTGGTGCCTTATATGGGTATTTTAAAGGTGGTAGGGGCCTTAGACAAGGGGATCCCCTCTCCCCAATTCTCTTTGTTATTGTGATGGATTATTTATCCAGATATCTAAGTTCTATTGGCAGTAGAAGGCCCTTCAAGTTTCACAAAGGTTGTAGAGTGTTGAAGCTAAACCATCTTTGCTTTGCGGATgacctttttcttttttgccaTGGTGATACCACATCTGCTAGCTATATGAAGGAAGCTTTATCTCACTTCCAGTCGGTCTCTGGTTTGCATGTGAATAATGAGAAGAGCTCTATTTTCTTCTGTAATACTCCTGCTCATAACAAGTCTATTATTCTGAATACTATGGGGTTTGCTGAGGGGAGTTTGCCTGTCAAGTACTTAGGCATGCCTCTTGTGTCCAGAAGGCTCTCTAAAATTGATAGCCAA TGTCAAGTCTTCATATTGCCAAAAGCTGTCACTCATAAAATTGAGAGGATTTGTAGGTCCTTTCTCTGGAAAGGTAATGCTACTGATAGGAAGTTTGGTGGCATCTCCTGGGACATTGTTTGCAGCCAGAAGAAAAATGGTGGTCTGGGAGTAAAGAAAGTGGCGTTATGGAACAGAGTTGCAGTCTTAAAGCAGTTGTGGTTTTTATTAACTGATAAGTGCTCCTTATGGGCTCACTGGGTGACTCTCAACAAGTTGAAAAAGCTTAGttattggggtattacaaagcCATATAAAGCTTCTTGGAGCTGGAGAAACTTAGTTAAAATTAGAGATTCTGCTAAAGAGTTATTTGAGTGCAAGATTGGCAATGGGAAAAGCACTCTCTTCTGGTTTGATCCTTGGGTCAATGGGAAGTCT AATGCAAAAGTCGCAGATCTGCATAGAACTGGTGTGTTGCTCCTTCCAGATGCTATGGATGAGCTAACTCTCCAAGCTTGGGATTTTATTCAAAGCAACTTCTCCTTTAACTCAAATGAGGATGATAAAGTTTTATTCAAGCCTGGAAAGCAGAAAGCGTTCTCTATCAAATCAGCTTGGTCTCATCTTAGTCCTGCTGATAACAAAGTTTCTTGGGCTAGTCTTGTTTGGAAAGCTCCTATCATCCAAGGCACAGCTTCACTACGTGGACGGCTATTCATAATGGTCTCAATACAAGAGACAAACTGTTCAGATGGGGTTCGGTGGACAACCCAAACTGTGTTTTCTGCAATTGTTGT GGGCCCTTTTATCTGGTGTAGAGAAATCAGTTGGTTCTCCAGGAAGTACGGTGGCAGGAACATGAGTAACACAATGAGGCGGCTTGCTTTTTGTTCTACTGTCTATAATATTTGTGTAGAAAGAAATAGTGTTATATTTTCTAGCATTAGACCATATATTGATGTTGTGTTTAAAAGAATTAGCTTCTCT gacggttatctaagtattaaccgttgcgatcTTCGAATGGAGAGATTGATGATGCTTGAAGATGGAGGTGATGTTGTGAAACTTGTGTGA